In Armatimonadota bacterium, a single genomic region encodes these proteins:
- a CDS encoding exosortase/archaeosortase family protein: MEKETRLESSNTIKSTSDWNLLTYSLIAVSCVLLLVLYVPVFRWWYQQWTVKDSYYSHGFLIPPISAFIIYLKRKELRKLEIKPSARGWLFIIPAGIIALLSLWGDARSVAGLMLPIILCGIVALLFGMEILRELLFPILFLFFMCVIPSFLIATMSFKIQILSTIGGTWLLKLFGFNAERAGVIIYLPYITVEVGAPCSGFRLLISLFAFSTLFAYIKEGPLWGKLVLILSTLPLSLVINSLRVAMIGMVGDLMGYEAMHTFHDYSGYIVLVFAFVFLSLLSRWVGCRKYSQMLYS; encoded by the coding sequence GTGGAAAAAGAAACAAGGCTTGAAAGTTCCAACACCATTAAAAGCACAAGTGATTGGAATTTGCTTACATATTCGCTAATTGCTGTAAGCTGCGTCTTGCTTTTGGTGCTTTATGTGCCTGTTTTTAGATGGTGGTACCAACAGTGGACTGTTAAAGATAGCTACTATTCACATGGATTCCTGATACCACCAATTTCTGCTTTCATCATATACCTAAAGAGGAAAGAGCTAAGAAAACTAGAAATAAAACCCTCTGCTCGCGGTTGGCTTTTCATTATACCCGCCGGTATTATTGCGCTGCTTTCGCTTTGGGGCGACGCACGAAGCGTTGCTGGGTTGATGCTTCCCATAATTCTCTGCGGCATTGTGGCTCTTCTTTTCGGCATGGAAATACTAAGAGAGCTCCTTTTCCCAATCCTATTCTTATTTTTCATGTGCGTAATTCCAAGCTTTCTTATTGCAACAATGAGTTTCAAAATACAAATACTCTCAACAATCGGCGGCACATGGTTGTTAAAACTATTTGGATTCAATGCAGAGAGAGCTGGAGTAATTATCTATCTTCCTTATATTACTGTAGAAGTCGGAGCACCGTGTAGTGGGTTTAGGCTGTTAATATCTTTGTTTGCGTTCTCAACGCTTTTTGCCTATATCAAAGAGGGCCCTCTTTGGGGTAAATTGGTGCTCATCTTGTCCACACTGCCTTTAAGCCTTGTCATAAATTCGCTCAGAGTCGCAATGATTGGGATGGTTGGCGACCTCATGGGTTACGAGGCTATGCATACTTTCCATGATTATTCTGGATATATAGTTCTTGTTTTTGCCTTTGTCTTTCTTTCACTACTATCGAGGTGGGTCGGTTGTCGAAAATACAGTCAAATGTTATATTCCTAG
- a CDS encoding SDR family NAD(P)-dependent oxidoreductase, giving the protein MTKVTVLVTGGAGFIGSHIADRLISEGYRVVIVDDLSSGMLKNVNPKASFYQVDLRDYKAIEEVFDKEKPTIINHHAAQVDVTKSVSDPATDAHINIIGGINLLKSACEHGVRRFIYASTAAVYGDPEYVPIDEDHPIKPLSAYGISKNTFEKYLELEASRVGMQYVILRYANVFGPRQVPHGEGGVVAVFANRMLAGEPCRIFGNGSKTRDYVYVQDVVEANILAMQSEACGVFNIGTEKETTDREVFDTVRAAVGSSQEPIYADERPGEIRRSCFDATKAKTKLGWKAKISFAEGVARAVEFYRRNKQ; this is encoded by the coding sequence ATGACAAAAGTCACGGTATTGGTTACTGGGGGGGCCGGGTTCATAGGCTCCCATATTGCTGATAGGCTTATCTCAGAAGGTTATCGGGTGGTAATCGTTGACGATTTATCGAGTGGAATGCTCAAAAACGTAAATCCAAAGGCATCGTTTTATCAAGTTGACTTGCGTGATTACAAAGCAATAGAAGAAGTTTTCGACAAAGAGAAACCAACAATAATTAATCACCATGCAGCTCAGGTGGATGTCACTAAATCTGTGAGCGATCCAGCAACCGACGCTCATATTAATATAATTGGAGGTATTAACCTCCTTAAAAGCGCGTGTGAGCACGGCGTTCGGCGCTTTATATATGCATCTACTGCTGCTGTTTATGGCGATCCGGAGTACGTTCCGATCGATGAAGACCATCCGATTAAGCCACTTTCGGCTTATGGTATTTCGAAGAATACCTTTGAAAAATATTTAGAATTAGAAGCTTCAAGAGTTGGTATGCAGTATGTCATTCTAAGGTATGCAAACGTCTTTGGCCCACGCCAAGTGCCACATGGTGAAGGAGGCGTTGTAGCAGTTTTTGCCAACCGAATGCTTGCTGGCGAGCCGTGTCGTATATTCGGAAATGGAAGCAAAACTAGAGATTATGTATACGTCCAGGATGTAGTTGAGGCTAATATTCTTGCAATGCAAAGTGAGGCTTGCGGAGTTTTCAACATAGGAACAGAAAAGGAAACTACTGACCGGGAGGTCTTCGATACCGTTCGAGCCGCCGTAGGAAGCTCCCAAGAGCCGATATATGCAGACGAGCGCCCGGGTGAAATCAGAAGGAGTTGTTTCGATGCAACCAAAGCAAAGACTAAATTAGGATGGAAGGCTAAAATATCATTTGCCGAGGGCGTAGCCAGGGCTGTGGAATTTTACAGAAGAAATAAGCAATAA
- a CDS encoding sugar transferase — protein sequence MNTGSLDKSGHHTTVGDKELTQKKNSLEEPLEIQSPLSPLGQIIKRCLDVVISLMMLIILAPLMLLVALAIKLESEGPIIYKQTRVGKNGREFTFYKFRSMFRDADKRLAELRHLNEADGPIFKIKNDPRITKVGRIIRKTSIDELPQLFNVLKGDMSLVGPRPPLPVEVAQYTARDRQRLNVIPGITCLWQISGRSNIGFDRWVELDLEYIRNQSLWLDLKILLLTIPAVIKGTGAH from the coding sequence ATGAATACAGGCAGCTTAGATAAAAGTGGACACCATACGACTGTAGGAGACAAAGAGCTGACGCAAAAAAAGAACTCATTAGAAGAACCTTTAGAAATACAGTCTCCGCTTTCGCCACTAGGACAGATAATCAAGCGCTGTCTAGACGTAGTAATTTCCCTTATGATGCTAATTATCTTGGCTCCGTTAATGTTGCTTGTTGCATTGGCAATTAAACTGGAATCGGAAGGACCGATAATTTACAAGCAGACTAGGGTAGGAAAAAACGGGCGGGAATTTACTTTTTACAAGTTTCGCTCAATGTTCAGAGACGCTGATAAAAGACTTGCTGAACTTAGACATCTAAACGAAGCGGATGGGCCGATATTTAAGATAAAGAATGACCCAAGAATTACTAAAGTCGGCCGCATTATACGCAAGACTAGCATTGATGAGTTACCACAGCTATTTAATGTTTTAAAAGGTGATATGAGCTTAGTAGGCCCTCGCCCACCATTGCCAGTTGAGGTAGCACAATATACTGCTCGCGATCGCCAGCGTCTGAATGTTATCCCAGGCATTACATGTCTGTGGCAAATATCCGGTAGAAGCAACATAGGCTTTGACCGTTGGGTTGAGCTTGATCTCGAATACATTCGCAATCAGTCTTTATGGCTGGACCTAAAAATTCTTTTGTTGACAATACCCGCTGTTATTAAAGGTACGGGTGCACATTGA
- a CDS encoding polysaccharide biosynthesis tyrosine autokinase encodes MELWRYYRILRKRKWLIVTTTLVCVLIVGLSILFTKTRWEAYTTVMERRPEQAEVTIYQPPYIYNMEVQIRVSNLAYIAGSQTVLDRTAQTLYELGITSTPEEILRTVVVEPVKNTEILLIKVNSTSQAEAKATADTLAAEFKRFYNELQRGETTKSRQFIEQRLPIARQEMLEAQAAVRDFKEKNKVVSLPEQSTLLMQRLESIQNQAASARIKADEAKSQMEILKQQLAKEPIMRKASEVIMENPIWQELQSSRIKLELDIQRMREIGGKTDAHPEMKPLLAQLKKIDEQIEDLKKKEQERIISSLSTASNPIYDSILSNFLESQATYVAAQSQYIAAKQLIDELTPELETLPEKEMRLAQLTLDQKNAEETYSLLKSKLDEARIKEREAQNASSIQQIDPAIVRRLEMRRGLKLMLAIIFGPLLGAGLAFLFHYLDNTIKTPEEAEALLGVPVFAVVPLSDQKALIGDTQLPVIEASYQILSTNLWFANQEARTPAILIASAEPGVGRSTTVANLGRTLARNGARTIIVDSDFRRPSLHILFGVQNEKGLSNILAGQLGIADAVVPVGEDGLLLIPSGPVPSNPVRLFRSPEMKKFVEDISKLADFVLFDSPSGVAFADSTLLAAIIKNVIIVHSAGRVPRGAEAEFRSRLEQIGANTIGAVLNRVRPEDSHGYYHYRRSYEDFIIKDGKVKEPMESKILGAIPEKTKEQDESEVDQ; translated from the coding sequence TTGGAACTTTGGCGGTATTATAGGATACTTCGCAAGAGAAAGTGGCTAATTGTTACCACTACCCTGGTTTGCGTATTGATTGTTGGGCTAAGCATTCTTTTTACAAAAACCAGATGGGAAGCTTATACGACGGTTATGGAGCGGCGCCCCGAGCAGGCGGAAGTAACAATCTACCAACCGCCGTACATATATAACATGGAAGTCCAAATCAGGGTATCGAACCTGGCATACATAGCAGGGAGTCAAACAGTACTTGACCGAACTGCACAAACACTATATGAACTTGGCATAACATCAACGCCGGAAGAAATCCTGAGAACCGTAGTTGTCGAGCCTGTAAAGAACACTGAGATTCTTCTTATCAAAGTAAACTCAACAAGCCAAGCGGAGGCAAAAGCAACCGCTGATACTTTGGCGGCTGAGTTTAAACGTTTTTATAACGAGCTACAACGTGGCGAAACTACAAAAAGCAGACAGTTCATCGAACAAAGACTGCCTATTGCAAGGCAGGAAATGCTAGAGGCGCAAGCTGCCGTAAGAGATTTTAAAGAAAAAAATAAAGTTGTTTCTCTCCCAGAACAAAGCACATTGCTGATGCAGCGCTTGGAAAGTATACAAAATCAAGCGGCATCAGCGCGAATAAAAGCCGATGAAGCAAAAAGCCAGATGGAAATCCTAAAGCAACAGCTGGCAAAAGAACCGATTATGAGAAAAGCCAGCGAAGTAATAATGGAAAATCCAATCTGGCAAGAACTCCAAAGTTCGCGTATCAAACTAGAACTTGATATCCAGCGAATGCGCGAAATTGGCGGAAAAACAGATGCCCATCCGGAAATGAAGCCGTTACTGGCTCAGTTGAAAAAAATTGACGAGCAAATTGAAGACTTAAAAAAGAAAGAACAAGAGCGAATAATTTCCAGTCTTTCGACAGCTTCAAACCCAATTTATGACTCAATTCTTTCTAACTTTTTAGAGTCGCAAGCAACTTACGTAGCCGCGCAATCTCAATATATAGCAGCAAAACAATTAATAGACGAGCTAACCCCTGAACTAGAAACACTTCCTGAAAAAGAAATGAGGCTAGCTCAGCTTACTCTTGATCAAAAGAATGCTGAGGAGACATATTCTCTCTTAAAATCAAAACTCGACGAGGCAAGAATCAAAGAGCGTGAAGCACAAAACGCTAGTTCTATACAGCAGATTGACCCCGCTATAGTGCGAAGACTTGAAATGCGGAGAGGCTTAAAGCTGATGTTAGCTATTATCTTTGGACCACTTCTTGGGGCGGGGCTTGCGTTCTTATTCCATTATCTAGATAACACCATTAAGACCCCAGAGGAAGCAGAGGCTTTGTTGGGTGTGCCGGTGTTTGCGGTAGTACCACTCTCAGACCAAAAAGCTTTAATTGGCGATACGCAATTACCAGTAATAGAGGCCTCTTATCAAATATTATCAACAAACCTATGGTTTGCAAATCAAGAAGCCAGAACACCAGCAATTCTGATTGCAAGCGCCGAGCCCGGTGTTGGTAGATCTACTACAGTTGCAAATCTAGGGCGAACCCTTGCAAGAAATGGCGCTAGAACGATAATAGTTGACAGTGATTTTAGGCGGCCCTCGTTGCATATATTGTTTGGCGTGCAGAATGAAAAAGGGCTTAGCAATATCCTCGCCGGACAACTTGGAATAGCAGATGCGGTTGTGCCAGTTGGAGAAGATGGTTTACTATTAATTCCATCTGGTCCAGTTCCTAGCAACCCAGTTCGATTGTTCCGGTCGCCGGAAATGAAGAAATTTGTAGAGGATATTAGCAAGCTAGCCGATTTTGTATTGTTTGATAGCCCCTCGGGCGTCGCCTTTGCAGACAGTACACTGCTTGCGGCAATCATAAAAAACGTAATTATCGTGCACTCAGCGGGTCGTGTGCCTCGTGGAGCAGAAGCTGAATTCCGAAGCAGACTGGAGCAAATCGGCGCAAACACTATTGGTGCAGTTCTAAACAGAGTGAGGCCAGAGGACAGCCATGGCTACTACCACTATAGGCGTTCATATGAGGACTTCATAATCAAGGACGGCAAAGTTAAAGAGCCAATGGAGTCTAAAATACTTGGCGCAATTCCAGAGAAAACAAAAGAGCAAGACGAAAGTGAAGTAGATCAATAA
- a CDS encoding polysaccharide export protein → MKISFFALLFLSFLVSQVGVSLAAEAVPPPGYVLDVEDVIEIQSIGDPALSTKQMVDPEGNISIPLVEEPIRAKGLTQQQLLKVIKERLSPYLTDPNIQVTIVQFHSPKAYVLGQVNRPGLHEFRPGDRVLEIIAQAGSFTEQADLKGATITRKGSNEAQPLNLYDLFYKGDMTQNLEIQAGDVIYIPEDTKNKYFVLGEVLRPGQYRWKEGMTVMDAIANAAGPTDRGILSKTTIIRGDINNPERIEVNMSKVLKKADLSQTIALKPGDIVYVPETSRPDWNKISGVVSAVVNTTYLFKILGF, encoded by the coding sequence ATGAAAATCAGCTTTTTTGCGCTACTTTTCCTGTCCTTCTTGGTCTCGCAGGTTGGAGTTTCCCTTGCTGCTGAAGCAGTTCCACCACCAGGGTATGTTCTGGATGTCGAGGATGTTATAGAAATTCAATCAATAGGCGATCCAGCGCTGTCTACAAAACAAATGGTTGATCCTGAAGGTAATATTTCTATTCCATTGGTAGAAGAACCAATTCGTGCCAAAGGACTTACACAGCAACAGCTTTTAAAGGTAATAAAAGAACGACTTAGTCCGTATTTGACTGACCCCAATATCCAGGTTACTATAGTTCAGTTTCATTCGCCCAAAGCATACGTTCTCGGTCAAGTAAACCGCCCTGGTTTGCATGAATTTCGTCCAGGTGATCGCGTACTGGAAATCATTGCCCAAGCAGGTAGCTTTACAGAACAAGCTGATTTAAAAGGAGCAACAATTACTCGAAAAGGTAGTAATGAAGCCCAGCCTCTAAATCTTTATGATCTCTTCTATAAAGGCGATATGACTCAGAACTTAGAAATTCAAGCAGGAGATGTAATATACATACCAGAAGACACAAAGAATAAATATTTTGTGCTTGGAGAAGTGCTACGGCCTGGTCAATACCGTTGGAAGGAAGGCATGACCGTTATGGATGCGATAGCCAACGCCGCCGGACCAACAGACCGTGGTATATTAAGCAAGACGACAATAATCCGCGGAGATATAAATAATCCCGAGAGAATCGAAGTTAATATGAGCAAAGTTTTGAAGAAAGCTGATCTAAGCCAGACTATAGCACTCAAGCCAGGTGACATAGTTTATGTGCCTGAGACATCCAGACCTGATTGGAACAAGATCTCGGGGGTAGTAAGCGCTGTTGTTAACACTACATACTTATTTAAAATACTCGGATTCTAA
- a CDS encoding type II secretion system F family protein: MLILISALTFGTVVLLFLGLTMKTEREIIQDRIRQHQEMDASILSSIEAELERPIKQRIIAPILLKLANLVSSFTPAGALRAIDDKLETAGRPWSLSAKEFVGLRVLSTGASIVFGSLLSNFIDAQPPIRILAFVLIVFIGIILPDYLLQRAINNRQTQIRKVLADTLDLLTVSVEAGLGLDGAMQKVTEKLHNPLSDEMTRALQEIRIGKMRMEALRDMARRVKVTELSSFVTAVCQADQLGVSIAKVLRVQGETLRTQRSQKAREAAAKLPVKMLFPLVFFIFPALFVVIAGPAFIQIFRQLGSVIGSR, encoded by the coding sequence ATGCTAATACTCATTTCGGCATTGACTTTTGGAACTGTCGTGTTGTTATTCCTCGGGCTAACTATGAAAACCGAGCGCGAAATAATTCAGGACAGGATACGTCAACATCAAGAGATGGATGCATCCATATTAAGTTCAATCGAAGCCGAGCTTGAAAGACCAATCAAACAGCGAATAATAGCACCAATACTTCTAAAACTTGCCAACTTAGTAAGCAGCTTCACCCCTGCCGGAGCTCTTCGTGCCATTGATGACAAGCTAGAAACAGCAGGTCGTCCATGGTCGCTAAGTGCAAAAGAGTTCGTAGGGCTTAGAGTTCTTTCTACTGGTGCATCTATTGTCTTTGGCTCGCTATTATCCAATTTCATTGATGCTCAGCCACCAATTAGGATTTTAGCGTTCGTTTTGATTGTTTTCATCGGGATAATTCTTCCTGATTACCTGTTGCAAAGAGCAATTAATAATAGGCAAACACAGATTAGAAAAGTTCTTGCAGACACGCTAGATTTGCTAACCGTGAGCGTCGAGGCTGGTTTAGGTTTAGACGGTGCAATGCAAAAAGTGACTGAGAAATTGCACAATCCGCTTTCCGACGAAATGACTCGTGCCCTTCAGGAAATAAGAATAGGTAAAATGCGGATGGAAGCACTAAGAGATATGGCTAGGAGGGTAAAAGTTACAGAGCTGAGTTCTTTTGTAACCGCAGTTTGTCAAGCTGACCAGTTAGGCGTAAGCATTGCGAAAGTTCTTCGCGTCCAAGGAGAAACGCTGCGAACCCAGCGAAGTCAGAAAGCAAGAGAAGCCGCAGCAAAGCTACCAGTCAAGATGCTTTTCCCCTTGGTATTCTTTATTTTTCCTGCGTTATTCGTAGTGATTGCAGGCCCGGCGTTTATTCAGATATTTCGCCAGCTCGGCAGTGTGATTGGCAGCAGATAG
- a CDS encoding type II secretion system F family protein — translation MPPLVWALLAFAATALVVILIGFAATKESAEARTRLRQLTSGPKEERPSVEFKAPAEKRDMLPTVTRFLTARNLIERLYVELAAAGLPLRPSEFVGIVAASVLISQILGAIVARNIIVYFAFAILGASIPFFVVKVLQQKRRAMFDSQIVDALVLIASSIRSGFSFLRALQMVAQEMPPPISTEFERIISEVNVGRSMEDALRGSVQRVKSYDFDLVATAVLIHLQIGGNLADILETIAETIRERMRIAGEIKTLTAEGRISGIALVLIPIFVAVVLTLINPPYMHTLFYEDVGRILLVVAAIFQLLGWLVIKRLLVLEY, via the coding sequence ATGCCTCCATTAGTATGGGCTCTTCTAGCATTCGCTGCTACCGCTTTGGTCGTAATTCTTATTGGTTTTGCCGCAACAAAAGAATCTGCAGAAGCTAGAACCAGGTTACGGCAGTTAACATCAGGTCCCAAAGAGGAGCGACCGTCTGTAGAGTTCAAAGCACCTGCAGAAAAGAGAGATATGCTTCCAACGGTAACGCGCTTCCTAACGGCGCGCAATTTGATTGAGCGCCTCTATGTCGAGCTTGCTGCTGCAGGGTTGCCTTTACGACCAAGCGAATTTGTTGGCATTGTAGCGGCTTCAGTATTAATTTCACAGATATTAGGCGCAATTGTTGCGAGAAACATAATTGTTTATTTCGCATTTGCAATTCTAGGAGCAAGTATTCCATTCTTCGTCGTCAAGGTGCTCCAGCAAAAAAGAAGGGCAATGTTTGACAGCCAAATAGTCGATGCGCTTGTGCTAATAGCCTCGTCCATTCGCTCAGGTTTTAGTTTTCTAAGAGCTTTGCAAATGGTCGCTCAAGAAATGCCACCTCCTATTTCCACAGAATTTGAGCGAATAATAAGCGAAGTAAACGTTGGGCGCTCAATGGAAGATGCTCTTCGGGGTAGTGTCCAGCGCGTTAAAAGCTACGATTTTGATCTAGTAGCAACTGCCGTGTTGATTCACCTTCAAATAGGAGGCAATTTGGCAGATATTTTGGAAACAATTGCTGAGACTATACGCGAGCGCATGCGAATAGCCGGTGAAATAAAGACGCTGACTGCCGAAGGAAGAATCTCTGGAATAGCATTAGTGCTAATACCAATATTTGTCGCGGTAGTTCTAACCTTAATAAACCCACCATACATGCACACATTATTTTATGAAGATGTCGGGCGCATTTTATTGGTCGTAGCAGCCATCTTTCAGCTACTAGGATGGCTTGTTATTAAAAGATTACTTGTGCTGGAGTATTAG
- a CDS encoding CpaF family protein has product MMDEMDPKRLGTLDRHALSREVHAVTADVLASENLALPVRVREQIVADVINEIIGYGPIQPLLDDPTITEIMVNGPNQVYAERGGKIFLTDKIFRDDQHVMRIIEKIVMPLGRRIDESSPMVDARLPDGSRVNAIIPPLSIKGPTLTIRKFSREPYTVEDLISFGTLTREMAEFLRACVIARLNIIISGGTGSGKTTTLNVLSSFVPNDERIVTIEDAAEFQLQQDHVVSLESRPPNLEGKGEITIRQLVRNALRMRPDRIIVGEVRGGEALDMLQAMNTGHDGSLSTAHTNSPRDTLSRLETMTLMAGTELPSRAVREQIAAALHLIIHQNRLRDGSRKITHITEVQGMEGDVIILQDLFLFQQEGVDASGKVIGRHVATGLRPKFMDRLIQQGLELPASIFNMR; this is encoded by the coding sequence ATGATGGATGAAATGGACCCCAAAAGGCTTGGAACTCTCGACAGGCACGCTTTGAGTAGAGAAGTTCATGCCGTAACGGCTGATGTACTTGCAAGTGAGAATTTAGCTTTGCCAGTTCGAGTCCGGGAGCAAATAGTAGCTGATGTAATAAATGAGATTATCGGCTATGGTCCAATACAACCACTGTTGGATGACCCAACCATAACCGAAATTATGGTCAATGGTCCAAACCAAGTATACGCTGAACGTGGTGGAAAGATATTTCTCACCGATAAAATTTTTCGCGATGACCAACACGTAATGCGGATAATTGAGAAAATCGTAATGCCATTGGGGCGGCGAATCGATGAAAGCTCTCCAATGGTCGATGCAAGGCTTCCCGACGGCTCGCGCGTTAATGCAATAATTCCCCCATTATCAATTAAAGGGCCAACACTTACAATCAGAAAATTCTCACGCGAGCCATATACTGTAGAGGACCTTATTTCATTTGGCACCCTTACAAGAGAAATGGCAGAATTCCTTCGAGCTTGCGTAATAGCACGCTTGAATATCATTATTTCGGGTGGAACAGGAAGTGGTAAAACAACTACGCTTAATGTCCTTTCGTCATTTGTTCCGAACGACGAACGCATAGTCACCATAGAAGATGCCGCGGAGTTTCAACTTCAGCAAGATCACGTAGTTTCATTGGAAAGCAGGCCTCCCAATCTGGAAGGGAAGGGTGAAATAACAATTAGGCAGCTCGTTAGAAATGCCTTGAGGATGAGGCCTGACCGCATAATCGTAGGCGAAGTCCGAGGCGGCGAGGCTCTTGACATGCTCCAGGCTATGAATACAGGCCATGATGGCTCGCTTAGCACTGCCCACACCAATAGCCCACGTGATACGCTTTCGAGGCTTGAAACAATGACTCTTATGGCCGGTACAGAACTTCCATCACGCGCAGTAAGAGAACAAATAGCTGCTGCTCTTCATTTAATAATTCATCAAAACAGATTAAGAGATGGAAGCCGCAAAATAACACACATCACTGAAGTGCAGGGAATGGAAGGGGATGTCATAATCTTGCAAGATTTATTCCTGTTCCAACAGGAAGGTGTGGATGCAAGCGGTAAGGTAATCGGCAGGCACGTGGCAACTGGGCTACGTCCAAAGTTCATGGATAGATTAATTCAACAGGGATTGGAGCTACCGGCAAGTATCTTTAATATGAGGTGA
- a CDS encoding AAA family ATPase yields the protein MPVRVLVAEENQRLREQMRDYLSNECSCEVVGLARDGHEAIQLAMQLLPHIVFISHDLPGITGLQTCEIINALAPDIMIIMVADTKSTERVEAAMKVGARAVVTRPLKSPEVGYLIQELAEVRNRRDSEDIQELKDPARFPKVISITGAKGGVGKSTIAVNLAVALAKQAPNKVVIVDMYTQFGDIATMFNVTPKHTISDLEPVLKDLDQDLIRNYMSEHESGVHILVATINPLPLDAISVECWDILIHLLKRTYRYVIIDMPPILHPTTIHVLMHSNIVLLIANLFDLTTAMDTKKFYDALDQERISKEHIKVVLNRVSKVNRLHAADLEQMFPCGILAHIPNESKLVNAINKGIPLAMTDGDSPYGRSIERLAATILGVEGNISIAINEAERWSLLPKARKGR from the coding sequence ATGCCTGTGCGAGTTTTGGTAGCAGAAGAAAATCAAAGACTGCGCGAACAAATGCGCGACTATCTTAGCAACGAATGCAGTTGCGAGGTAGTTGGTCTTGCGCGCGATGGCCATGAAGCCATCCAACTTGCCATGCAGCTGCTCCCGCATATAGTATTCATTTCGCATGATTTGCCGGGAATAACAGGTTTGCAGACATGCGAAATAATAAATGCGCTTGCACCAGACATAATGATTATCATGGTGGCAGATACAAAATCTACTGAACGAGTCGAAGCTGCCATGAAAGTTGGGGCAAGAGCAGTTGTAACAAGGCCCCTAAAATCACCGGAAGTAGGCTATTTAATACAAGAACTTGCTGAAGTGCGAAATCGCCGTGATTCAGAGGATATTCAGGAGTTAAAAGACCCAGCTCGTTTCCCAAAGGTTATAAGCATAACAGGGGCAAAGGGAGGCGTAGGCAAAAGCACGATAGCAGTCAATCTTGCCGTAGCATTAGCAAAACAAGCGCCAAACAAGGTTGTTATTGTAGATATGTATACTCAATTTGGCGACATTGCTACTATGTTCAATGTCACGCCCAAGCATACAATTTCAGACCTTGAACCAGTTTTAAAAGACTTGGACCAGGATTTAATCCGAAACTACATGTCAGAGCATGAATCTGGTGTTCATATACTCGTAGCCACAATCAACCCTTTGCCGCTGGATGCTATTAGCGTTGAGTGCTGGGATATACTTATCCACCTTCTAAAACGAACATATCGGTATGTGATAATTGATATGCCGCCAATACTGCATCCGACAACTATTCACGTATTGATGCATTCAAATATTGTGCTCTTAATTGCTAATTTATTTGATTTGACAACAGCGATGGATACAAAAAAGTTTTATGACGCTCTCGACCAAGAGCGAATATCGAAAGAGCATATAAAGGTAGTTTTGAATAGGGTATCGAAGGTAAACAGGCTACATGCAGCAGACCTAGAACAGATGTTTCCATGCGGTATTTTGGCGCATATACCAAATGAAAGCAAGCTCGTAAATGCCATTAATAAAGGCATCCCTCTGGCAATGACTGATGGTGACTCACCTTATGGGCGAAGCATTGAAAGACTAGCCGCTACCATATTAGGCGTAGAAGGTAATATTTCAATTGCTATAAATGAAGCCGAAAGATGGAGCCTGCTACCGAAGGCTAGGAAGGGGAGGTAA